ATAGAACATATGGTAAAAGAAATAAGAAAAGAAAAAACGGAGAAAAAAACTAAAATGAATAACTTAATCAAACAAGTAGAGCAATGGGGTAAAGATAAAAATTTAGATCAAGGTAACAGCTTTAGTCAATTTGCTAAGAGTGCTGAAGAATTAGGCGAGGTAGCAAGTGCTTTATGTAGAAACGACAAAGACTTATTAAGGGACGGTATAGGCGATGTAGTTGTAACACTTATCATTCTTGCTCAACAGAACGGAATGGACTTACACGAGTGTCTAAACACTGCTTACGATGAAATTAAA
The Dysgonomonas mossii DNA segment above includes these coding regions:
- a CDS encoding MazG-like family protein, with product IEHMVKEIRKEKTEKKTKMNNLIKQVEQWGKDKNLDQGNSFSQFAKSAEELGEVASALCRNDKDLLRDGIGDVVVTLIILAQQNGMDLHECLNTAYDEIKGRTGVTTKDGRFIKESDL